Below is a window of Oncorhynchus clarkii lewisi isolate Uvic-CL-2024 chromosome 19, UVic_Ocla_1.0, whole genome shotgun sequence DNA.
ggcagttcctcttgctgttcattaggtaagcaccatggtcttgtagtggatgggttggggtgtagggtttgaccatagcctgaaggtagggaggggcagttccccttgctgttcattaggtaagcaccatggtctagtagtggatgggttggggtgtagggtttgaccatagcctgaaggtagggaggggcagttccccttgctgttcattaggtaagcaccatggtctagtagtggatgggttggggtgtagggtttgaccatagcctgaaggtagggaggggcagttccccttgctgttcactaggtaagcaccatggtcttgtagtggatgggttggggtgtagggtttgaccatagcctgaaggtagggaggggcagttacccttgctgttcattaggtaagcaccatggtcttgtagtggatgggttggggtgtagggtttgaccatagcctgaaggtagggaggggcagttccccttgctgttcattaggtaagcaccatggtcttgtagtggatgggttggggtgtagggtttgaccatagcctgaaggtagggagggacagttcctcttgctgttcattaggtaagcaccatggtcttgtagtggatgggttggggtgtagggtttgaccatagcctgaaggtagggaggggcagttccccttgctgttcactaggtaagcaccatggtctagtagtggatgggttggggtgtagggtttgaccatagcctgaaggtagggaggggcagttccccttgctattcactaggtaagcaccatggtcttgtagtggatgggttggggtgtagggtttgaccatagcctgaaggtagggaggggcagttccccttgctgttcattaggtaagcaccatggtcttgtagtggatgggttggggtgtagggtttgaccatagcctgaaggtagggaggggcagttcctcttgctgttcattaggtaagcaccatggtctagtagtggatgggttggggtgtagggtttgaccatagcctgaaggtagggagggacagttcctcttgctgttcactaggtaagcaccatggtcgtgtagtggatgggttggggtgtagggtttgaccatagcctgaaggtagggagggacagttcctcttgctgttcattaggtaagcaccatggtcttgtagtggatgggttggggtgtagggtttgaccatagcctgaaggtagggagggacagttcctcttgctgttcattaggtaagcaccatggtctagtagtggatgggttggggtgtagggtttgacgatagcctgaaggtagggagagaCAGTTCCTCTTGCTTTTcattaggtaagcaccatggtcttgtagtggatgggttggggtgtagggtttgagcatagcctgaaggtagggaggggcagttcctcttgctgttcattaggtaagcaccatggtcttgtagtggatgtgagATTCAGACAGAACGCCGGTGGAGTGTGtagaggagcagggtgacatgaaGACTTTGAGCAGGCAGGCCTTCCCAGGGAGGGAGAGCAGCTCTGTCTTGtagaggttgagcttgaggtggtgggtcGACCACCTCAACCAGGCAAGCAGAGATGGGTGTCGCCCACCTGGCtgtcagaaggggggaaggagaaaagtagttgagtgtcaacCTCATAGCAAAgacaggagagaccatgtgaggatatgacggagctgaGTGGCTTAGCgtatagagagatgaggagagggccTGGAACCAAGCACCACATCCAGACAGTTATTTAGTCTACAGGCCGACTATTCAACATCAGCACCCAGACAGTTATTTAGTCTACAGGCCGACTATTCAGCTTCAGCACCACACCCAGGCTGCAAATAACTATTCCAAAtacacactgaccactgaagTGCAGTTGTTTGGGTGTGTCTAGAAGTTCTAAATAACTATCCCAAAtacacactgaccactgaagTGCAGTTGTTTGGGTGTGTCTAGAAGTTCCAACCGAGGTAAAAGTTGAAGCAAGTGTCACTCAGACACTGACCCCTACTGTCTGACTTGCACCCCACTGAGGTACATACAGCCAGCCCAGGGTATCCCAGCTCTGACACTGACGCAGCCCATGTTTGcttccccaatggcaccctattccctatttagtgcactacttttgaccaggctctggtcaaatgtagtgcactatgtaaggactagggtgccatttgggacaacatCTTCATTATTAGGCTAGGCCTGTTACACTCTACCATCCCAGGGCTTTCCCAATATCCCATAATCTTACTCAGATAGCAGCATATCAATCAAGTTAATAATAACAGGGACATTATCGTAGGTTGTCGGCCTGGCAATTAATCCCCAATCCCTTTCATTAAGTTCCATCTTGCTCGTTTCATTATGTTATTCCAATAAATCCTTCATAATAAGTCTATTTGATCTTTTATTCCAAGTGGCCTAACTAATTGAGCATGTTGCATCTGTCAGCTATCAGCTCACCATCTGgatggtggggggggtgggggggggggcatgttgcATCTGTCTATGTCAGCTATCAGCTCACCATCtggatggtggtggggggggggggggggggggggcatgttggTGAGAATTAGGAGATtgggagaattaggttaaggttagggaaagcGTTTACGGTTAGATAAAATTAAAGCAACTTTTGATGTCAATTAGACAAAAAGGTGTATTtatgccacgttcaaaacaactgggaactcggaagaATACGAGGTcacatcatgacatcagtgatcttcaggtcggagttcaagaggcccgagttcccgagttggaTTACAGTTCAAAAAATGTTTTCCCCTGTCGGAGCTcttttttttccgagttcccagttgttttgaacgcgacaTTAGACCTGACGCTGCTGAATACGTCATCCACCAGCGACAGACGCTTCTGTGCGACATTTGTTTACAGCACACGATGGCGTCGGTGGATTTGAGAGGTAGCGAAGTGTTTCTTTCATTAATTGAAAAGTAATGTATTGTGTGTCCGATTGAAAATCGAAGAAATAGTCATGAACACTAATGTATCTCTCTTACGATTTCTGAGAATTATAATAAATAGCTTTCAGGAACATAATTTGCTTGACGGCAcaaagctagctagtttagctggCGCGTTAGCTTAGCAAGACCGCTAACGATCTGTTTACCAAACTAATCAGCCTGTTTTCATCAAAACAATTGTGCACGTTATACCTACACGTTTACCCCTATTCTTGTAATACAACGTGTAACTCCATTCGTTACCTGCTGCTCCTTCTAGATAACAACCTCCTGGGGATATCGTGGGTTGATAGTGGCTGGGTGCCCATCCTCAACCCTGGCAACGTACTGGACTATTTCTCCGAGAGGAGTAATCCGTTCTACGACCGCACCTGTAACAACGAGGTGGTGAAGATGCAGCGGCTCACTCTGGAACATCTCAAGTAAAGGGTTTATTTTGTTATTGGCTTTGAATATGGCTGACACACTGGCTATTAGCCGGTTTCCAGTGtaaaagggaagggggggggtacctagtcagttgtccaactgaatgtattcaactgtaaTGTGTCGCATTTAAcgaaacccctctgaatcagagaggtgcggggagctgccttaAATCGACCTCCACGTCTTCTGTGCCattgggaacagtgggttaactgccttgttcaggggaacagtgggttaactgccttgctcaggggaacagtgggttaactgccttgttcaggggaacagtgggttaactgccttgttcaggggaacagtgggttaactgccttgttcaggggaacagtgggttaactgccttgttcaggggaacagtgggttaactgccttggtcaggggaacagtggtttaactgccttgttcaggggaacagtgggttaactgccttgttcaggggaacagtgggttaactgccttgctcaggggcagaacgacagatttttaccatgtcagctcggggtgTCAATCCAGCAactttccagttactagtccaatgctctaatcaGTAGGCTACCAGGGATTGTTACCTTAAAATAGTGATTTATTAGGCCAACATATTACTCGTTACATCTATTACACTAACACTGCCCCTGACACAGATTAAGCCGACTAGTCCCATTGACAGTGTCCATTGAAAATGCTTTTTTGGTCCAGGACTAGGATCCAGGAACTGTGTCAGCAAAACTGTCCGTCCATCCCATGGATCATTTTCTGTGAGTGTAATAATATAGTTACTAGCCTAACTGACATACATTTGTGTGTCTATTTCAGTCAGATGGTTGGAGTGGAGTACATTCTCCTTCATGCCCAGGAGCCCATCCTCTACAtcatcaggaaacagcagagacagTCTCCTACTCAGGGTGATCCACAGAGGACACACACCACAgacttctgacacacacacaccacagacttccgacacacacacaccacagacttccgacacacacacaccacagacttccgacacacacacaccacagacttccgacacacacacaccacagacttccgacacacacacaccacagacttccgacacacacacaccacagacttccgacacacacacactacagaaaACATCTTTATCAATACCTCTTGGAAAGGTTACGTCATGTTCCTTTATTCCTCTAATTCTACATCCTACTATCCTATCATTCTactctacagttgaagtcggaagtttacatacacttaggttggagtcattaaaactcgtttttcaaccactccacaaatttcttgttagttttggcaagtcggttaggacatctactgtgtgcatgacacaagtcattttcccaccaattgtttacagacagattatttcacttataattcactgtatcacaattccagtgggtcagaagtttacacacactaagttgattgtgcctttaaacagcttggagaattccagaaaatgatgtcatggctttagaagcttctgataggctaattgacataatttgagtcaattggaggtgtacctgtggatgtatttcaaggtctaccttcaaactcagtgcctctttgcttgacatcatgggaaaatcaaaagaaatcagccaagaccttagaaaaaaaatggtagacctccacaagtctggttcatcctcgggaacaatttctaaacacctgaaggtaccatgttcatctgtagaaacaatagtacgcaagtataaacaccatgggaccacgcagccgtcataccgctcaggaaggagacgcattctgtctactagagatgaacgtactttggtgcgaaaagtgcaaatcaatcccagaacaacagcaaaggaccttgtgaagatgctggaggaaacaggtacaacagtatctatatccacagtaaaacaagtcctatatcaacataacctgaaaggccgctcagcaaggaagaagccactgctccaaaaccgccataaaaaagcctgactattgtttgcaactgcacatggggacaaagattgtactttttggagaaattttcTCTGGTCTGAAAaataaatagaactgtttggccataatgaccatcgttatgtttggtggaaaaagggggagctagcaagtcgaagaacaccatcccaaccgtgaagcacgggggtggcagcatcatgttgtgggggtgctttgctgcaggagggactggtgcgcttcacaaaatagagggcatcatgaggagggaaaattatgtggatatattgaagcaacatcccaagacatcagtcaggaagttaacgcttggttgcaaatgggtcttccaaatggacaataaccccaagcatatttccaaagttgtggcaaaatggcttacgtacaacaaagtcaaggtattggagtggccatcacaaaatttacccaacttattgtgggaagcttgtggaaggctacccgaaacgtttgacccaagataaacaatttaaaggcaatgctaccaaatactagttgagcgtatgtaaacttctgacccactgggaatgtgatgaaagaaataaaagctgaaataaatcattctctctactattattctgccagttcatattcttaaaataaagtggtggtcctaactgacctaagacagggacttttttactaggattaaatatcaggaattgtgaaaaacggagtttaaatgtaattggctaaggtgtatatacacttccgacttcaactgtatattgtgaGCTCATCTTCCCATGTCCTTTATTCCCGGCTCTAATTCTATATCCTGTACTCTATATTGTGTGTTTGTTTCCCCAGTCATCCCTTTGTCTGACTACTACATTATAGCCGGAGTGGTGTATCAGGCTCCTGATCTGGGAACAGTTATTGGATCCAGAGTGGTAAGAGAGAGTTAACCCCCTGGCCATGTCATTACTATGCTATAGTGTTATGACTATGTTGTTATAACTGTCATTACTATGTTATTATTTTGGGTTTTTAGAAAAGAGTGGAATTATCTTGGTTTATGTcgtggtcaattccatttaaattccagtcaattcagaaagtaaataaaaaaaaaatttaagtattggaagagaattggaattgcagtatacttcctgaattgacctgAATTGGAATTGATCTCAATCCTGGTTGACATATGAGCTGATGGGGTTCGGTCGTCATGTGTATTGACTGCTGTTATTCTCCCCACAGCTGTCTGCTGTCCACGGTGTCCAGTCTGCCTTCGATGAGGCCATGTCGTACTGTCGCTATCACCCATCTAAAGGATACTGGTGGCACTTCAAAGACCAGGAGGAGAGAGGTATGTTTGCCAGTGTTGGTGTCAATTctagtcaattcagaaagtacacTGAAATTCTAATTCTTTTCAATGAGGGAAATGTGGAATGGGGATTTGGTGAACTCTAACCCTTGGTTGTGGTttgtattacagttttttttgctGTATTTTTACAGGGGAGTTTATTGGTCCATTGGTATTCATTCCGAACAATAAATCATTATTTTTAATGTGTGATGCCTATCAAAAGCATGTTTCACTAAACACGGCCTAAGGCAGGAAGGAAGTAAATCATGGCTTTCCCGTGACCTTTATAGCACATGTATCTAATGTATTTCAACCAttcataataaataataataaataattaacTATAGCTGTATATTTACTATTCTAACCTACGTATACTAAATATTCGATCCACATAATGTCTATACACCCGTCacatgtatatatttatactctATACACCCGTATATATTAATACTCTATACACCCGTCacctgtatatatttatactctATACACCCGTATATATTTATACTCTATACACCCGTATATATTTATACTCTATACACCCGTCacatgtatatatttatactctATACACCCGTATATATTTATACTCTATACACCCGTATATATTAATACTCTATACACCCGTCacatgtatatatttatactctATACACCCGTCacatgtatatatttatactctATACACCCGTATATATTTATACTCTATACACCCGTATATATTAATACTCTATACACCCGTCacatgtatatatttatactctATACACCCGTATATATTAATACTCTATACACCCGTATATATTAATACTCTATACACCCGTCacatgtatatatttatactctATACACCCGTATATATTAATACTCTATACACCCGTATATATTTGCACTCTATACACCTGTCacatgtatatatttatactctATACACCCGTATATATTTATACTCTATACACCCGTCacatgtatatatttatactctATACACCCGTATATATTTATACTCTATACACCCGTATATATTTATACTCTATACACCCGTCacatgtatatatttatactctATACACCCGTCACCGTATATATTTATACTCTATACACCTGTCACCGTATATATACTCCGGACTCCGACATTGTTcgttctaatatttatatatttcttaatttcattcttttacttttagatttgtgtctattgttgtgaattgttagatactactgcactgttggagctcggaaacacaagcatttcactacaccagcaataacatctgctaaatatgtgtatgtgaccaataacatctgttaaatatgtgtatggaccaataacatctgttaaatatggaccaataacatctgttaaatatgtgtatggaccaataacatctgttaaatatgtgtatggaccaataacatctgttaaatatgtgcatgtgaccaataacatctgttaaatatgtgtatggaccaataacatctgttaaatatgtgcatgtgaccaataacatctgttaaatatgtgtatggaccaataacatctgttaaatatgtgtatggaccaataacatctgttaaatatgtgcatgtgaccaataacatctgttaaatatgtgtatggaccaataacatctgttaaatatgtgtatggaccaataacatctgttaaatatgtgcatgtgaccaataacatctgttaaatatgtgtatggaccaataacatctgttaaatatgtgcatgtgaccaataacatctgttaaatatgtgtatggaccaataacatctgttaaatatgtgtatggaccaataacatctgttaaatatgtgcatgtgaccaataacatctgttaaatatgtgtatggaccaataacatctgttaaatatgtgcatgtgaccaataaaacgtGATTTTTTAAAAATTGGATGTCTATAGATGCCAAAGCCAAGCCGAAGTCGAAGAAGAAAGAGGAACCCAGTTCCCTGTTCCAGAGGCAACGTGTTGACACACTTCTACTCGATTTGAGGTCCAAGTTTCCTCCCACGTTTTATCAGGTAAGAGACGCCACCAATCAGTCAGAATTATGGATCGTGTTGCTAATATCTCAGCCAATATACGCCACCAATCAGTTAGTCAGAATTATGGATCGTGTTGCTAATATCTCAGCCATACACCGATTCATTCATTTGTAACAGTGTATTA
It encodes the following:
- the LOC139374395 gene encoding mediator of RNA polymerase II transcription subunit 6, which encodes MASVDLRDNNLLGISWVDSGWVPILNPGNVLDYFSERSNPFYDRTCNNEVVKMQRLTLEHLNQMVGVEYILLHAQEPILYIIRKQQRQSPTQVIPLSDYYIIAGVVYQAPDLGTVIGSRVLSAVHGVQSAFDEAMSYCRYHPSKGYWWHFKDQEERDAKAKPKSKKKEEPSSLFQRQRVDTLLLDLRSKFPPTFYQPKPGEKPIPVEVKKETEPPVELVKQEEREREPATKTSAPAPPSSKPPPEKRARLQ